The sequence CTAATGAACGCATGCCGGATGGTCCTGTGCTTCCGGATATCGTGCTGGACAATCTACCGCGTATGCCATGGGCATTCAAAGCGACTGAAATACTAACCATGATTCTAGCATTCATGTTGCTAtctatattattttttcataaacacaGGTTTGTAAacatatttgaaattcaaatcgaCAATTTCCCCGGTCCCTAGCATGTATTGCATATAGTCGTGATTTGAACTTGACCCAAAATATCTGAtgattttaatcaaatttaaaACTTTGTATCTATGAACTGAAGGTACAGGTCGAGGTTACGCTATATATACTTTCTATACATGCAAAAAAtgtgtttgaaataaattgagtTTCTGAATGATTCAGTTGTTAGCTGAGGTCACCTTATGGAGCTCAGTACTATGAATCTTTGACTTGAACTATAACCGGTTTATGAAAGTTTTTTGTGTGTATATTTCAGATTAATTATGCTACGACGTATGTTTTTATTGGGTGGTACAATATATTTACTGCGTGCTGTGACCGTTTTGATCACATCGTTACCCTCTACCGGAAGACACGTGACAGTGCGGTGTGAAGGACACGTACGTTAATTTCGAAATTCGTGAAGCAAAAACACATTCTTAAATTGTAGAACAGTTTGTCTAAAGTCGATATTCCCACTTTGTATAACGATAATTCCTGTCTTGTTCATTGCAGCACTACAGTACCacggaaaaaattaaaaagacatTTATGATGTTGAAAGGATTCGGTATGAGTATCAACGAAGTAGAAAATTGTGGAGATTATATGTTTAGTGGACATACTGTTATATTGACACTGCTGAACTTCTTCATCGCAGAATGTAAGCAACGACATCGTGAGCAATTAGATTATTCAGACTATTCGCGCAGACCGGACATCTTAATCACTTCTCTTCTTTTTCAGACTGTCCATCGGGTTGGCCTTGGCTGTTAGTTCCCACCGTGTCCTGGGTTCTGAATTTGCTCGGGATGTTCTTCATACTGGCCGCCCACGACCATTACTCTATTGACATATTCATAGCATTCTACATCACTACCCGTCTGTTTTTGTACTATCACACGTTTGCCAATAACTTCTCACTGATGCAACGCGATCGCCGACGTACGAGATTTTGGTTCCCGTTGTTTTCGTATTTCGAATCAAAATGCGACGGTATCGTGCCGAATGAGTACGAGTGGCCATTGCCGTGGCCGAAATCTTTTAAACGATTTTTCTCCAACAAATACGTCCGAAACAAAGATCATAGATCTCTCTTACTTGTCTGTATGGATTGATAAAAAGCGATTTGtaattagaatttatttgcGGTAGGGCCGTCATTACTAGTATGTTGATTTATACAAAAATAATATCGCCACAGGTGATTGGGCTAAGGCCCTCGCTATGTCCACATTCCGCTTTAATTAAGCCGGCGAGTTATCGTCTAAACCGGGGTCCATGATGCGATGATTTTTGAGTATTGCCGGACAAATTTTAGGACACATTTGTCTCGTCTGTAAATACTTACAAAAAAGTGCTAGTCTCCTGGTATAAATGTACAACATaaaatgttgatttttttcactCTATAAGTTAtaggtttttcatattttaatgataattgCTGTGTTTAGGAAACTTAGTTTATTTATCCgaaatgacaaaatatatatacgtagCATAGTTATTTTCTCgaaactaattttttttagaaCAAGATTAATTTGTTCTTACCATTGTTGTAGACATATAGATCGCTAAAATGGACTGTGTGCTAAACACAGCCCTACTTATGAAAATGCCCGTCCATTTCACCACTTCATTCGACAGAaagttatatttttcatacatatatatcccTATTAGCTCCCACGCAAAAAGTCCACGCGTTACGTTAAACGTTACTTGTTATGTGAAGTAGTTGATTGTCCCGGTTGGATAAACTATGATACTTTACCCCGGGGAACGCTACATTTGACTGTTATTTTGCTGCTGGTTTTTACAGAACGGAAATTCTCGACGAATTGTAGAATTGTAGAATTTCCCTCCCGTCCTCGCCGTGTGAATAGATAGAAACATCGTTTTGCTTGAATATGATATCGACCACTTGCTATAGAGAAATGACCTGTTTATTTAAATCATGactaaatttcatcatttatgaatTTCCACCATGCTTATTTCACTCCCATTTTCTACAACCACCTGTTACAATTCCATGTCTTAAATTCTAACCTATTTTCTGTACTAATAAGGAATGTATTTAAGTGTTATCTAAGGCTAATTATCACGTATTTATCGTCCAAACTTCAGTCCAAATAATTAGTGCCTTTTAGATTAGGGTAGATTAGATTCTGTTATGTTTGACTATAGCTTCTTTATGATCTAATGAACGTTTAATCTGTGCGGATCGAAAATCTCTACATTCCTAAACACACATCGTTACCCCATCCCCAGGCGAGTTATTGATAAAAAGGTTAATATAATAAAAggttaatatatatatttattgttATAACGAACGCTTTTATGAATATTAAGATTACTTATATTATACATTGCCATCGCACGTATGGCTGACTCAGAAATTTTAAGTACAGTAGATttcgctcaagtcggatcttatGGAGCCGTAAAAATGTTTCCGACTGGAGTGACATCCCAGTTGGATCCGACTTGGGCGGAGTTTACCGTAGAAATTATGCAGAGCTTGAATTTTATAGATTGTTTAACGTCGATGTGATACACAGAAATTATATTCTTTAATACGAAATAGATGAGCATTTCGGCCTACGAGACAACTTAAAAATATAGGATCGTTTCAACAAAGGTTGTtgttgaaattatatattatgcAAAATCGTTGTTTATATGATGTATAAGCTTTCTATGGTCGGAGTTAATCTATTTTATACATGTGATTGCCGATACTCGGAGGAGTAATCAATGATCAAACAACGTCTCATATCGATATAAGGCAGtttatttatacatatatgatatatatggtACATGTACTGGGgtataatattatataaatgtaatTTCTGGGCGCTCCTGTCATAAGTATAtaatttgtatatttattattttcgatTAAAATATTGTACCGTGCGACCGAACTACGGTCAGcttagaaataaaatgaacGGTTACGATTATTGAATCCTGACTTTTTGATCGACTTTTTCGCACCCGTGCCTTCGGTGGCGGCGTCGTGTGTGTTGGTTATATCTGCGCACGGGAACGCAAATTGCCGCCTTTAATCAACCTTCGTCTCACGACATAAGTGAGTGCCCCGCACAGGACCGAGTTCCACAGCTTGTGAGTTCCTAAGATTTGACCTAGAGTTGActgaataaaaatgaaaaatctcaACTCAAAGTTTACTCTTGCtcccaactgtggaactggatccaggagaCGAATCTAAAGAATTTCGTTACAAAATATATCGTGGTTGCGTGCGGTCGAGTCTCCGAAACTGCAAATCAAACCATGAACTGAAAGGACGTTTTGATGATAGAGCCCGTCCCACCATAatgggtcagttgctcaaaagtttgttGGGGTTAACTGCTGACCAACCATGGTACGCGTTTGACCATCGTCCAGTCAACGGGGTGAATTTCTGAAAAGCGTTTTTTTTCTGCGACCTGCTGCAACTCGATTTCACATGAGATTTGAatcatttgatgtttttaCGGCCGGTGGCCACAATATACAAATTATGTATCACAAATAATTCCGGAATACAAACTTGACTCGGAAACCAGAGTCTGACTATTTATTGATGGATGAAAAATATACGCCGCGAAGAACAACTTAACGATTTGTAGGGCCCAGCAGTTGCATAGTGGATCTCCGACACCTGATGCATTCCACTTGTGAGTTTCTTAGTTATCTGAGTTTAAATTACTCGaagttcatttcattcaggggtcaaatcttaactgtggaattgggtccGGAACATAATCTATCATTTATTTAGACTTCGATTGAAACCGAATATTCAATAGATTATTTTTAATGAATGTACTTCGGTTTCGATTCAGGCCGCGTGTGCGAGAGTCCCGGTCGGCAGCCGCGGCAGGTGCCGTCGGTCAAAACGAATTAACAACGTAACAATATGAGatcattaattgaattgaaatgaaatgattatatGGGGATTCGACCTCACTTGTCATCCGGTGACGTATTGCGTAGAACCGTTACAATAAACACGCGTGTGGATTGATTCTATCAACGCGACGGTCGCGTGCGTCCAGGTCCAGTGTCCTCGTCGGACTTCATGAATTTACAAATAACGGCTTTACTTGATTTAAAATCAACATGAACTCAGTTCGTACGTATGCAATATTATACACCGAAATGatcttttttgtaaatatttaaaaattccTCCAGAATTTCTCGCTGTCACTGACGACTGACGAcgaattttaaaaaagtagTAGGCCAAgccaaaaaagacataacacTGAACAGGATTGAGTTTTTTGCACTTTCTCTTCAAATTACCAATTAGATCCGTTGGAGTATTTCACGGCGAAAGATGCCCGAAAATTACTCCGCAACAAGTTTGTTGTAATCATAGGCGATTCTCGTAAGTAGTAATGTCAATTTCCTCCTCGTGATTTAGAATCCTCATTTTCAGGATGCTGGATGGATGATAATgagtattttgttttttatcggCTGCAGTTCAAAGAGGAAATTACAAAGATCTTGTTTGCTTGCTACAATATGATCGACACATGACAACTTCTGAAGCGAAGAAGAAAGTAAGCAACAAGTTGTGGATTGTTGAAAATTTTAGACAGTGTCTATTATGTCAGTGGCACTAAAGCTCCAATAttgatatatgaataacatctTTCGATTAATTTTCGTGGCAAACATTTCCAAAATTTGATGAGAATTCCCAAGCCAAAAATACTCTAATTTTTTGAGTGAATGGAATAAGGTATAAAAGCATAAATTTAGTTGAGCAACCGGACTTCAACTGTTATGTCAACTGTCACCATATTTTCACACCTGCGTGAATAGAATAGAGCTActatgaaaattattttactagTCCAGAAATGGCTATTTTTGATCTTGTGGTCTGaggttgaaatttgaaattatcaaatcgataaaaattgtaaaataaatcaagatttCATGAATGACTGCAACTGACTCAAGATGTTGAAATTTGACTCTTTCGGTGGTTTGTTAGAAATGAACCAGAGAGACTACCATTAGGCTAGTTTCTTTGCAATGGATCGAGTTTAAGTCGCGAATAAATTTTTTCAGGGAGAGCCGACGCATTTGAATGATGAGTTGATCGAAGGAGGTAGATTGCATAATGAAACACACTATCGTGAAGTGAGACAGTATCAAACGTTATATCACCTAGTTCGGTTTTACTTCGTCACTCGATGCTACGGAGAGTACTTCGATACGATACTGAAAGATTTGGAAACCGGTCCCGAACCTGACGTTGTAATCATGAATTCCTGTCTATGGGACATGTCCAGGTTGGTTTCTTGAGTGACATTAGTTTTATAACTCTTTCATTGTTTCTGTATTTTCGTAAAATTTTTGTGTATATtttgctattggttacttcatgttttcaatgaggataaAAACTCAAACTCAACCGTTTTTGGCTTACACTTACACTTTTTCGTGAATCTGGGCCCTGATGGGATGTTAAGCTTAATTAACAGTTTtgttaatatttcattttgcattACCTAGTGGAttttctaaaaagaaaattaaataatgttcatttaaacTCCTGAAACGGGTTTGATATCTAACAATTTTGTAGGCCTAACTGTCTTTCATTCCTTAATAGTGGTTtttaaaaacagaaatattcatttttacttGTGTGAATAAGGTTAGGCATGATGTAACCTTTTTTTCTACTCGTTTTATGTCGTAGGTATGGACCGAGTTTCATGGGTCGTTATCAAGATAACATCGATCACTTGTTTAACCAAGTGAATAGCGTTTTACCGAAGGATACGCTGTTCATGTGGTTGACGTGTACGCCGATCGGTAGTAAGTCTCGCGGCGGATTTCTGAAGGATCGAATCCAGTGGAAAATGGATACGATGCGACTCGACATACTGGAGGCGAATTTCTTCTCGGCTCAGGCCGCGTTGACGCACGGGTTCGAAGTCGTCGACATGCATCGTTTCATGCGTAATTTCCTGCACCTGCGTTCGCGCGACGACGTACACTGGTTACCGGCGGGTAACAGACGCATAACGAATGAGATCCTGGCGCACGTCGCCAAGTTGTTCGGTTTTCCGGTTCCGAAGCCGGATTTCCAAAAGTACATCAGCCTCGTGCCGGCGCAGGTCGGCTTTCACGCGAAGCATAACAAAGCCGATATCGAATCTATTTCCGATATTGATAATAACAACAATCCGACGTTTTCGAGTTTGATGGGACCGGGACCGTCAGCGCGGCGTAGTCGTTCGATAAGTGTCGGAGACGCACCGATGCGAGCGATGAATTCCAATTACCCGATAGCTCATCCTCAGAACGATTTTACCAACGATATATTTCCCAGCGAAATGAACAATTGCAACAATTACATGCGTACGTTTCAGCAGCAAAACTACAATCACAGATTCGGTTTCGAGAAAGCCAACGCGAGGCACGCTCAACGAAATATGTCGCCTTTTAATCAACCTAGAATGAACAACGGCATGAACTATCAAAGCCCGTTGGGAAACTCTTGTTACGAAAACGGCTTCGACAATTTTAACAATTACGTTTTCACGCCGTGGGCCAATCAACAGCATACGAACATCATGCGTCCGATGCAGCCTCGCCTGAAGCAGTATAATCCCTACCTAAACTGCATTCCTCAACAGATGTACGGGCAAGGTCCCCGACTGCCGGCCAATCGCAATACTGTTTTCAACAATATTTGTAGCTGGTTTTGATTGAACTGGGAACGTTCCATTGAACTGATACTCGATTACGTATTTTATATGTTAACCGCCAGTGAAAGCatttattgttttttgttcCGTTTATAATGTGCCTTATTTCACAATTCAAACgttatttttcatgtttttgtgCACTTAGTTAAAAAGCTAAGACAAGCTAAATGTTTTCGACCAACAATTCAATTGGCTTTTATTTGTGTCTATATTTTGTGCGAAAAGTACTGTAAGAAAACTGTGCTTCCTGCTTTGCTAGCGCATAATGATGATTCTAATGCTTAGATCATGGTTCTTACGGGTTTTGGAAAGTGGGAATTTTTTTCCAAGGCCCTTGAAAAgctatgaatattttacaCTATAATGCCTAAATGTCTTATTAGAGATTCGATAACAAACTTTATGAAAACACTTTTACAATGGTATTAATGATTGGCATTTATTTGCTTAGAATAGGCTTACCTTGCCTGTTCTAGGTTGGCGATGTATACCTTAGGGATATGGAAATTTTATAGTCTGGGTATGATGCAGAAGTTatgggaaaatgaaattgggaaACCTGTAAAAACCCTGTTTGATATCGTTCATCGACAAGTTATTTTCTAGGTATCATCGGTATTATCTATCATGCTGCTTTGTTCAACTATTAATGATCTGCTTTACTTTCTATTTGTATAATAAGtttttctttgtaaatatgtttTCGTACGATTGGTCGGGTCGATATGCATATTGCATAATTAAATATTATGAGGAAGCTCTCTGAAAAAATGCAAAAGCGGCTTCAGGGGATATTTTTATGCCAATTGTGTTCTTGAGTTCGGAAAAAGCTTGTATTGGAAAATTACTGAACTTAATTGTTGTAGATTCAAACCAATTTTTTTGTAACCTGTAGATATATGTGCGTATATTGTGAACAAATATGTTACAGATACGTAGTACGTTGAAAGAGATATCATTTTGTTGtaagaattttaattttgcaTTTACAGTTACCTATATCAATTTTATCCATTGTTGCCTAAACCAGTATTAACATGATATTGTATGTAATAGAGTGAATCTGAAGAGATTATTTACCAACAGCAGGAGAGTAGACAGTATTGAAACCTGAAAAAAAGCCATAATTATCCGTATAATCCATTGCCTTCCCAGTATTTGGTTAGAAATACCTCCACATATTTTTTACAGAAAGTATTAAGTAGTTTCCCAAGAGTTAGCATTTTAGCTAAACAAGTAGGAAGATCAGATCTTAAAAAATGTGATTGCCAGTATATATTGAGTATTATTGTAGTAGATAAAGTGTATTCTGGGTATGTTTAAATATGTtagtatttttctatttttatcattatgcaATAATCTCAAATAGATTTAGTGTTGAATTGTTCATCGTTATAACTCAAATATATTGTTTCTGTACAAATATCTATAGCCAATATCCTCGGAAGTTCCTgtacagtttattttcataacccgttttataaacaattttcGAAATATATCATAAGTATTTTTCAAGTGAAATTGCACTCATTTTCCTCTTTGGAGTAGAATACCACAACTGTTGATTTATTGTTCCTTCAACCCAATTAGCCCTCATCTTGTGGACATTAAAGGGCAGGCAGCTGGCCATTATTATACGGATTATGACCATGCTGGTGGTTGACTGACACATTCATTGTTTGTAGTAAGCCTATTTAGTGCTACTTTTGGAAAACTTTGTTAAGGCCCTGGTTTGAACTTACGTTTCATAAAAATGTCAATAAGTGCAAGAAAAATGCTACTTGTTGACTGAAAAATGTTTGTGTTGAGTAGTGCATTAACATTAACAATGTCCTGATACATGAATTATGACAAGTGACATGTATTGCTGCCGTGAGATCTGAGGCAAGTGCTAGCTACTGAGTTAAGAGTATTGATTAATATTATCCAATGGTCTAAATATCTTCGAGAATAAAACTTAATTGGCTATGAACTCTTCCTGTGGCATGTGGGTCTATCGCTTTACCGGATGCTAGTACATCGCCGAGAAAATAGTTCTATTTAAAATGGTTTGAAAATCGTTTTTGAAAGCAGATTCCCTTTTAAAAGCAGTTTAATttgatacaattattcatctaAACGAATTAATGTTGactgatgaatgaaatttgatttcgaaaatatttgtattcctcgcttgccacagtaaaaCAGCGAAATGCTGCGAATTCTCAGCCGTTcggtgctgcccctatgaataacgataaCGGAATTTCTGCGAACCAAAATCGTAAGAAAAAGAATCGTAAAAAGCCGAATAACAACGggtttaatattttcaattaactcAACAAGTTTTTATTATAATCAATTGACCAAAAGAGAACAATAACTCGATGATTATGTGACAGTTTAAAATAGAGTATAACATACTTTAAAAGAAAGGATACTGctaaaatccatattcacAAAATCGCACATAAATTGTAGACCAAAAATGTATTCTTGCAAGCAAAATATGCTGTTATTTGACTAATCCAGCAAAAGCATATTTACATGCTGCAACAACCAACAAGAAAAATTAAGTGGAGAGTAATTGCTATGATAAatcataattctaaaacttttacataatatatctatattgcTATTTGATATGTTAAAATCTGGATAAATTTGTCGCGGAATTAGATTAGTGTTAAACATGTATAAAACAAGTCTAATGTCTATAATCAGAATCAAATACCTTGTATTAACTAGGAATATAACTACCAGGCACAGAATTGCGTGCCTTGCAATTAATAATACCCTCAAAAAGAACTGTAATAGGACTTAATCCAATGCCATGTAGACAGCAATTACTCTGCATAGATATGTTAACATTACATGCAAAATACGAACGATTCATTGTTCTTAACCATGCTACATTATTACACAGCATCTTAGACATTATGTAACTTTTTAACCAAGCTCTCAAAACATGGACAGTTATGTATAGAATATGCCAACAATGATTTACTAATCTGCACCCAATCATAACTAAGTGGCTGTTCGTAATGCTAACACACACTTGATGAATAAAGGTAATAAATGGCAACTACAAGAATGTGATCAAACATCAAAATAACAAGGCAATCCAAAACATGTAGTTAGAATCATCTTTAATGAATGGGCTTCCTGGCAccaaatgaattcattattgACAATGAGTAGTCGTAAATAAAGGCAGCATCTCTATTTCAATCTTCAAATTAAATTCCTTTCAAGAAACGAAGGAAAACTAGTTTTAACAATTCTACAGATTTCGGGCATCAAACATCTAAGTTGTCAGATGCCAATTTAGGAATTTTAGACCCCTCCCCCAATATGATCCAAGCTAAGTGATGGACTTCGAGCTAATGCATCTGATTTATGTGATATTTCTACCAGACTGGAAAATATCAGCCATGTTTAATAATTGTTGATATGGAACACGGCAAAAATCTCACGAGTGTGCTTACGAGGTCTAATAAAAATAGTTTGAAGCATATCGTGAAAATTGAATACTCTTATCACCATTTACAGAAGCCAGTCCCAGCAGTGCAGATCCAATTTTGACTACCTTACCAAAGAAAAAAGGTTCACCAACCCAAATTCGGTGAAAATCCAATTCAGGTTCCCCATATTTACCGGTAACCTTATTTGCAAAATTTACAAAgtcgtttgaatttttttctgctTTTCTTCAAGGGCATTTCACTTTTTTTTTAGTGCCTCACACGAGGGATGATATGAGACCCCTGGATCTGCCGTCATGGTGATGATATTTGAACTAAAGatcaggggtcagttgctcaaaactttgttagagttaaccagtttatagttgacatagtgacaattaaaattcatCGTTACTTTGGTACTTATCGTTAACcaatttttgagcaactggctcctGTAATTCAGAACATAAATTTAGCTCTGAAATCTTACCGCTACTACATTGGTGATGGCTGAAGTGAGTGAAATTAATCTAATTCACATTCCTTAGTAAATACCTATACAATTTACGTGTATCAATGTATTTACATGAAACACTTATAAACTTTATATTACCGCTATGAAcattaatatacatatatatttatatattagactgtatatacatgtacatgtatgtaaTAAGTATATCTTTTTCAGAATATAAATAAACTATTTCCTATTTACATCTTAATGTAGACTACAAACATCTCTCTTTCATACATTTATATACAGTATTTTCAATCGATATCACCTAAAAATCCTATATGTCTCAATTAAATCCGCTAAGAAACTGTGATATTAtccaaaaatttcatttatttcgacCCATCTTGAACGATGATCATATCATATCACCCCTTGGGGATGTGCCATGAAAACATATGTATTTTTAAAGCTATTTCTCAGCTCGAAGCAGTGATATCGAATTTATTGTATCATACGTTTATTCTGGTTTAAGAATCGCGGTTGAGAGAAATGTGGATTGGTTGGAAAACTCAATTGAAACCTAATTTGAAGagtttgaaatattatgaGACTTGCTTATCACATTTTTACAAATCATGTATCTACATTAGCACAAACGTCACCCAGAagcattcatttatttt is a genomic window of Tubulanus polymorphus chromosome 5, tnTubPoly1.2, whole genome shotgun sequence containing:
- the LOC141905285 gene encoding sphingomyelin synthase-related protein 1-like — encoded protein: MSNDRLDRVVTWTTDDVSDWLAENDLSQYIELLCAKHKLDGKSLLTLTESDLRQPPLNLEIVGDIKRLMIGIWKLQKLNSESCYLLMPDDSSSASDRSSNGFTANEFHDFDQTDSSIRIINPEIWKTLLSFLYAFTISMVMSFIVFISNERMPDGPVLPDIVLDNLPRMPWAFKATEILTMILAFMLLSILFFHKHRLIMLRRMFLLGGTIYLLRAVTVLITSLPSTGRHVTVRCEGHHYSTTEKIKKTFMMLKGFGMSINEVENCGDYMFSGHTVILTLLNFFIAEYCPSGWPWLLVPTVSWVLNLLGMFFILAAHDHYSIDIFIAFYITTRLFLYYHTFANNFSLMQRDRRRTRFWFPLFSYFESKCDGIVPNEYEWPLPWPKSFKRFFSNKYVRNKDHRSLLLVCMD
- the LOC141905501 gene encoding PC-esterase domain-containing protein 1B-like: MNSVHPLEYFTAKDARKLLRNKFVVIIGDSLQRGNYKDLVCLLQYDRHMTTSEAKKKGEPTHLNDELIEGGRLHNETHYREVRQYQTLYHLVRFYFVTRCYGEYFDTILKDLETGPEPDVVIMNSCLWDMSRYGPSFMGRYQDNIDHLFNQVNSVLPKDTLFMWLTCTPIGSKSRGGFLKDRIQWKMDTMRLDILEANFFSAQAALTHGFEVVDMHRFMRNFLHLRSRDDVHWLPAGNRRITNEILAHVAKLFGFPVPKPDFQKYISLVPAQVGFHAKHNKADIESISDIDNNNNPTFSSLMGPGPSARRSRSISVGDAPMRAMNSNYPIAHPQNDFTNDIFPSEMNNCNNYMRTFQQQNYNHRFGFEKANARHAQRNMSPFNQPRMNNGMNYQSPLGNSCYENGFDNFNNYVFTPWANQQHTNIMRPMQPRLKQYNPYLNCIPQQMYGQGPRLPANRNTVFNNICSWF